The nucleotide window GAGAATGAATACGTTATATCTAAGATCCTAGAGATATATGACGAAGAGTTAGAGATCGTAGAGCCAAGGATCAATATATGGTCAAGAGGAATCAACGATATATGGATCAAAGATCTGAATCCGGATGCTAGAAAATGTATTAGAACATGGCCCCACAAACACTACATGGGAGGATCCTTCGCATGCGTGATAAAAAAGAAATGAGAACCCAGAATAAGATCCTCAAGACCAAGAACACCCCATCACAGGATCTCCTAAATTATACTCATAGATAGCATCATATCGTTAAAAGCATATCTAAGCCTCAGAATCTAGGAAGCTCCATAGATACCCTCATAATACGATCATACAATTATACTCTTTATATTATAGAAGCATAAGCTATCCAGAAAGAATAAAACTAATAATATTAACTCTATATTTAATTTCAATAGCATAAATAGGGAGGTAGATATAGATGATCCAGGAGCTCTATAAAGAAGATGCTGAGGAGGCTGATAATCTTCACCCGACTCTGATCCCCATTTCCAGAGTTCTATCCGAACTCAGATTAAGGATCTGCATTATAGGTGCTAAAAGCGTTATGATTTACAGAGCAGATCTTGGGAGGGAGAGTTCGGGCCTTCATCATGACTATTAGTCACTCGGCCTCATCACTCCTCTTATAACCGAAAGCCTCGCCCCTTTGGAGCGGGAATGACTAATGCTTATAGCTTTGATGCTAGTACTATAGCTAGATGATGAGATGACATGTATATGAACAACAAAACCTCCCAGATGATATGAGGGAGACGGGGGTTACCAACCATATCCCCGAGTCCCCCAGAGAGGGGATAGGAGTAACACGCCCAAGATCAGGCGTAGGGCTAAACCAGGCAAGAGCCTGGGATGATCTACTATAGAATTGAAAGTTTCTTGTTTTAAGGAGATGTTTATATATCTTCTGCTATAGAGAGCGGGTCGTTTTCTGAAGGGCTTCTAAGGAATTGCCAAGATCCAGTCATGGGTTTTCGCAATATTATATCCTAAGCTTCTATAGACTCTTATTGCTGGCTCGTTATTGGTTTCAACATGTAGGGATGCCATAGCTCCAGATACAATGGCTTCCCTAGTTATTGCCGATGTCACTGCTTTGGCATAGCCTCTACCCCTATATTCTGGCCTTGTATATACGTCGCCTATCATGTGTATTTCCTCTAGCGCTAGGTACCTAGAAGCTGTGGAAACTAGCTTTCCATCGGCTATAACTCCATAATACCTCCTCTTTTTGAGGATCTCCCTCGCCTCTTCTAGGCTCAGAGTTTGTCCTCTAGATCTTTTGAGTTCTAGGAAGAATTCTAGGTGATTAGATCTAAGCCTTATCGCTAATCCTTCTTTATCGCTTGGAGAGAATGTTTCTTCAGTACAGATCATATTATAGAATTTTCTTCTCTCTATCTTATTATACCCGATCTCCTCTAGCCTAAGCATGACCAGCCGTATGTGCTCTTCATCATTCTCATATAGATGTATATATGCAACTCTATCCGGCCTGATCTCCAGCCTTGAAATCAAATCCCCAGTAGGTTTCCACATATGTATGCCATATAGCCTTGGAGCTTTCCAAATAAGTATGTAAGACTCTATTTCGCCGTTTGAAGTCCCCAGAATAATGTCTATATTTCTGAACTCATGAACCAGGTCATAGGCTAGGTAGCAGTGAGGAGGAAGAGGATCTTTTTTATATAGATCTATAAGCGAAGCCATAAGATCTCTATAGCTGTGAAAAATATCCCATAGAGTGAGTATTTGCATATATCCTCACCAGGCACCATAGTTAAGACACAAATTTAAACATATAATTATAAATAGTTATGCTCTATAATAGTATCATGAATTTGCGCATCGGAAGATCCTCTTTAGCATGTTATCTTCCAAATCTCACCAAATTTAGTGACAGATCTATTAAAATATCAAGATACGAAGATCCAAGATCAATTGCCCTCGCGATTTGTTTTGCCTAGATTATATCGATTATATCTTATAGATCTTTTGCCGAGTTCCTTTACCATATCCTCATATATCTCCCAACCCCATAATTGTTACCTGAAGAGATACCTGACCTCTTCCCTGCCCCGAAAGAGGCAGGTTTGAAGTTCTCTTTATTATCACCAATCATATGCTGAGCTTAAGTGCAGAGACATAGAGGGAATCATTGAGGAGGTTAGAAAGAGGAGGCTACAAGTATATTTAAGGAGAAAACATATCACGATACCAGGCGGAATACATAGAGCTAGGATATACATAGTATAGCTATCCAGGCGCGCTCAAATTTTCTTCGAAATATCCTAGCTGGTTTCTATATCTAGATCTATGCCATGGTATTATGTTAATTTAAAAGGAGACTCTCTTTAAATGCTATATATTTATATTGCTGCCTTGGTATAATATATTTGGGGCAGTCAGAGGTTCAGATCTTCTTCAAGGTCTGTTGAGCGGCCTATCATTATTCCCCGCCCCCTCTAGATGCCTTGGGATGGATTTTATAAAAACCTTATCCCTATGGCTGGATAGCTTCAGAGGTTCATGAAGATATCTAGTAATAGGATATTCAATACTGACCACCAGATTTCAGTGTTCATTTGAAAGGGATTTTCCAATATCACCATAAATTTATGGTAGTATGGGGAGATCCTTACAAGGCTGTTTAGAAAATATTCTAAATAGCGACACCATAGTAACATGATCGTATTTTTTAGAGGCACAGGCATTTTATAGATCAGAATAGTGTCCATATACCATCTTGTGATAATGGATAAGCCTTTGATCAAACAGAGAACAGTTATTAGGGAGGCCGATGAGTATTATAAGATCTATCTTCCGTGGAGTATAAAGAGTTATGGGAAAGGCTATTCAGAGAGCGGAGACCCGTGGATATCTTGATCTTTCTCCCTAGGGATGGATCATGTCAATGAGATCTTAGCACAGGATAGGCATGTCACAAGGGAGAGGAGAGAGAAGTTCAAGATCTACCTACCGAAGAGATATAAAAATATCTTGAGAAGACACGTGTATAAGTAGGTGGATCTGCTAATGTTTTCCTCAGGATCGAGGTGTAGAGAGTAATTATAATATCATTGAGATCATTTATATTTCATGATCTCGTGGACTACATGAAAACATGATCAATCAGAACTCCAACCCAGAGAACCTGGATTCAAATCCTGGCAAGCCGTTCACCCCCTAAACAAGGTGTACCCACGATCATAAGGTTTTCGTAAATAGAGTAATGGGAAGAAAGAATTAATATATGCTTATTAATGAAAATTGTTTTTAGCTTGAGATCTGCTGTCTCTTTAGCTTTTTAGAGGTAAAACTAAGTAATTGTTTAGTGGGCTAAGGTAGATACTTTTTAGTTTTTGATGTTTTGAATGCTGTTATAACTGTAAATATTTCGTTTGATTTCCTGTACACAGCAATTAGTACTTGGTTATCTAGTCTTTTTATGCATTTGTAGTTATTCTCTATATTCTCAATTTTATCGGGTTTCTGAATACATTGCTCTATTTGTTCTTTTGAGATATTCCTTTGCCGTAGCCTTTCCATTGCGTGGAGAGTGTAAATTATTTTCAGATTTCCGCCACCACAGCTTCGAGACCTTCAGTCACTAGTTTATTGAGATCTATCCTCCTTTTCGAGAACCAGAGTATCTCCACCCCAATAATATCTCCATTTATGTCGTAGTCAACTATGATCCCCGGAGCTATCTCCTCAGAATCTGCTACCTCACCCTCCTTAATCTTTATATAGAGAGCATCACTAAAGCGCTCATACCTCACCCTCATCTCATTAGGCAATACAGACCACCACACAAACTATTTTAATTCCGTAGCTCCCCAAGTTTTTATTCCAATAGTTTATATAAATTTATAGTCGCATCTAGGGTAGAAACCATAGTCAAGGTAATTTAGGGTTATTTTAATCCTTTTAGGGCTAATTGGTTTTTTCTTCCCTCTTTTACTCACAGCGTTTTGAGGCAACCGAGAGATTCTGGGTTTTCTAGAGAAAAAGATCATAGTATATTCTATATCATTGCTAATACTGATGATCATGCTATATATCGTCTGGCTAGCCATGAGGCTTCCTTATGATCCTCAGGATCTTATCGTCACCCTCTCTAACAAAGCCCCTTCCATCTCTATTGCTAGTTGAAACGAGCAGAGAACCATCAAAATCTACCACAACATCTCGGAGCCTGCCAAAGCTATTCACGAGAAGCTCCTCAGACAATTCAGCTTCGCCCTCGTTGTGAAGGGATATCCTGAGGATTTTCTCCCCTCTTAAGCAAGCGACCAAGAGATCTCCTTGGAACTCTCTAAACATGTTGCCTCTTAAGAACGAGATCCCGGAGGGGGCCCAGGTAGTCGATCCACTCTCGATGATAGGTTGATTGTATCTACCTCCTCGACCAACTTCTTCCGGCCATCCATAGTTAGATCCTGGTTTGATCAGGTTTATCTCATCATGACCTACAGGCCCATGCTCAGAGGCTATCATGAAGCCTTGGAGGGGACTCCAGTCGATTCCCTGTGGATTTCTATGGCCATAGCTATAGATCGGTGATGGGTAGAATGGATTATCCCTGGGTATCTCCCCATTATCCTCGAGCCTGAGGATCTTCCCAGCAAGGCTACCTAGATCCTGGGCTAGCTCGGGTCTCGAAGCATCCCCGGTTGTTGCATATAGCTTCTGATCCGGACCGAATCTCAGTCTACCACCATTATGTATATAGCCTCCAGGGATCTTATCGAGAATAGTGACTAGCGAGCTAAGCCTCGGTTTCCCCGAATCCATCTCAACCCTGCCCCTTATAATTCTATTAAAGATAGAGCCAGAGCTCCAGTAGCTTAGATAAGCATATAGATAGGGCTTAGAAGGATACTCAGGATGAACAGCTAGCCCGAGCAAGCCAGCCTCACCAACCGAAGCCACATCGAAGCTTGCTACAAGCCTCTTACCTCCTCGTGATAAATAGAGGATCCTCCCTGGCCTCTCGCTAATGAAATACTCACCATAACCCACAGGCGCTATCGACCATGGAACCTCTAGATCTGTGGCTACTACTTCAACCTCTATAAGATCCCCGAGCTTCGAGGATCTCAACGTAGACGTGGATCCCTGCCCACTACTTCGAGGAGAGCCAGGGAGACTAATCGCTAGTCTATAAGCTAGATAGGCAGAACCAAAACCAGCTATAGCTATGAGGAAAACCCTTATAAAGTCCCTTCTACGCATCAAAACCCCCTTACATAGTTCTCCATAGAGATAAAACTATCCAAACCATGGATCAGGAGCAAAGGACATCGATCTACTATCTTCTACCCACCTCATTCATCCCCTTTACACTTATATATCAAGCTTATTAGCCTCTCGAATCTCGATGTTGTATAGATAATGCGCTTCTATCGCTAAGATCCATAAGGATTTAGTATTATATCTCTAGTTTCCTAGATCTTTTAAGATCTCCGAAAAGCTTAAATACTTTCAATTTACGCCATTAAGTAGGCTTAAGCCGATCTATAATCTAGCCCCTATCCCCACGGTATTTTTCACTCCCTTCTGAATATTTTATCTCCATATCGAGAAAGCTGGGTGAAGAAAGCCATGTTCAAACATTAGCAAGCTAGCATCCTAGAGCTGATCTCTATTCTTGGTTTATGATTATATATGGTGGTCCTATGCTTACATATATCGTTGCATTTTTGTCTAGAAGTTGTTCATCTACATATATCTCTACTACATAGGTTACCTCGGTCTCTCTCTTGATGCTCATTAGGGGTTTATATGCTTCTTCCCTTAGGTTTCCACTAGCTAGGCCTCTAAATGACATGGAGACTATATCGAAGCATTGTGGATACTTTATATCCGATTCATAGATCATACCCGGTAGTATTCTAAACTTTACCTCCTCACCATTAATATAAACCTTTACAAGAGTTAGCAAACGCGCCTCCTTGATCTCCTCTAGGCCTTCGCTCTTAGTACATATTGGAAGCCCTGGAAATGCTGCGAAGTAATACGAATCAAATCCTCGGGATTTATATACACCCTGAACCACGTCTTCGGAAAGATGAAATGTAACATGTATAGAGTAGTTCCATATTCTTCTAAAGTCACGTATCTTATTAAGGTAGTACGTCATCTCCAGCTTCTCATTAGAAGACATAGGTAGGGTGATTTTTTCATCAACAGTAAAGCAATATACATAGGCTATCGAGTCCCTGCTATCAACTCTAGAACTACAGCTATGCATATCTCCCCTCTTGAGGAACCTGTTCACAGCAAAGTCAAAGACTCTATCAGCCGCCTCTCCCACACCACTACCTTCGCCAAGGTATGGGTAGAGCCCTACATAACCCATAGGGAACCTGAGGAACCGAGTAGAAAGTAGGACACCTATCATAGCTATGGCAATTAACAAGATAGCTATAAGAACACGGCTTCTTCTGCTAAACATATCTAGACACCCACTTAGAAAAAATCGTCTATTAACTAACTAATATATCGTACCCTGCAGCTATGTATAGATAGCTATCATTCGAACCATCTACATACTCAACATGAAGAACAACCATAACAGCCTTACCCAGCTTCTCTACCACAGTCACATTAGAGTTTAGAGCATTAAGCACTAGGTCTGGATCTAGCTTCTTATCTTGTGGAAGTACAATGTTGTAAGAGTTAAACAACCAGATCCTCAACGTAGCTGCCCTAACCTTATCTAAATCCTTTACCTTCGGTATCAACAAATATGTCCCATTACCAACAGCAACACTTACAAGCTCAACCTTCTTAACAGGTGGCTTAACCGGGGGTTCCTTTAGCTCAACGGTCTTCTCATCTAGAATTTCTCCGCTCTGATTGACCAAAACCATATGAACATAGTATTTCATAGAACTTTCCGCAGGAGTTTTGTAAACAGCAGCAAACCCTATAGGAGTTGATACTATACCTAGGACAACTATCGTGAATATCATAACAAGAAGAGTATGGCAAGCTATATCTATCCTTTTTCCTTTGATGATAACATATTTATCGATATTCATAATAATTCTCAATATGTCCATTATATTTCCTCCTCATCGGCTATATAACTTTTAGTGTTAATATAGCTATACATATGTAAAAATATTTTAGTGTTAATATAGCTATAGGGGTCAGGCTTTTATGAGGATTAGATATGAAGATCTTCTGGCTATGAGGAATGTGTTTCTGATCTCGATATATGCTTTTATAATGACTAGTGTTGGGGGTGCTCTTGGTATTATAATTGATTATCATTTTTACGAGGTTACTGAGAGTCCTTTGAGCTTAGGTCTGCTGTATTTCTTCGCAATTGTGTTTAGGATCTTTCTATTTCTTGTTGCTGGTATGGTTGTGAGTATCATGGGTAGTATTAATGTGTTGATCCTTATATATTTTGTTGGGCTGGCTTTCGATATAGCTATCTATTATTTAATACCATTCTCCCGTGAAACCATCTACCTAGTATATATTATTCTCACGCTATCGGCTCTAACTGGGCCTCTCTATGCTATCGCTGTTAGGGTGTTGATTCCTGATCTTGTATCTAGAGATATGCTTCTAAGGGCTAACTCTGTTTTCAACATAGCATCTAGATCTCCTGAGGTGCTAAGCCCCTTCCTAGGGGCTGAAAATATCTTGATGTTTAAAGGAGAAGTTTATATAAGTTGATGATCATCATAGCGGTTCAAGCCCCTTCAGAGCTATTAGGTAGGTTGATGCCATTAAAGCTTTATAAGCTCCGAAGATTATAAATTTACTGGTGATCCGCCCAGGCGATGGGAGCGCTGCTCCAAGCCTGGGTGGGCTAAACCTAGATGGGAGCCCCATGCCGTTGGGCTCAACAGCCACCCATGAGCCCATGGGATGAGCTAGGAGAGCCCTCTGGGCGAGGTAGAACCCCTAGGTGAGACCATGAACATATAGAATGATTGGAATGAACACCTAGGGAGAAACGGTTTGCTAGGATCTCTCTATGGTTATAAAGGCGCTGTCTTTATCCTCATAGTCCTTAGCCTGTTATCGCTATTGCCATTGCTACTCCTAGCCAGGCTTGTCTCGCCATCCCCGAAGGGTAGGGGTTCAGCATCGAGATCCTATATCGCTGATCTCTCAGCTGGTCTATCTTATCTACGCTCCTCCAGAGATCTCTTATTTCTACTAGTTATAAGCTCTATATCTGGTCTCTTTATGATGCAGTTCCTCTCAGTATATCTATTAGTTGCTGTAAGGGATCTTCTAGGCGCTGGTGTAGATATATTCGGCTTCCTAGTAACGATATCCAATATAGGGGGTGTTGCTGGGGCTGCATCTCTTGCAATCTATAGGAGATCTAGTGGAGGGCCTGCCCTAATATTTATTCTTACCATGGTATCAGGGCTATCTATAATGCCTATGGCCTTTATCTATGATCTATATTTATATATTGCCCTACTATTAATCCAGGACTATACAGCTACACAAGCAGCAATACTGATCACAACAATATATCAGGAGAGGGTTGAGAAGCAATATCTACCAGCATTCCTGAGCCTAACATCCTTTATAAACAATCTATTATCAGCATTTGGAGCTCTAAGCGGGGGATATATATCAACACAGATAGGGATCGTACCATCCCTAGTTATCACATCAATATCGATATCCCTATCAGCACTACTACTCCTCACATGGAGCATATTAAGCCCTCACAGAACCCCCAGAGAAGCTAGGGTAAAGATACTGTGACATATAATGCTTTAAGCCTTGAATATGCTAGAATTTTTCTCGAGCCTCTTCCTGGTTCTGCTCTTTAAGAGATCTGCCTACTTTCTCAACGATCTTCTCGGTTATCGATGACATCTTCTGGAAGATCCCCTGGGTTATCTCCCTCAAGGGCTTTCTCAACCTCGTTTGTGTACCTCGATATTGTATAGTATTATGAGAGCTCTGACACTGCTTCTAATTAATTTTCTTCTAATGATATCGATGCTATTGTTACAAGTTCTACGAGGCTATGTGTTATAGATGGTCTAATTCTTTTAAAGGCCATTATAAATGATTTTAGCGCTTTCTCTACAGATTAATGGGCTAGAAACGCAGCTAGATGATAGCTCCCGTGTAAGTGTGCTTTTCTAGCTTCATCTAGATCTGCTAAAGCGC belongs to Sulfolobales archaeon and includes:
- a CDS encoding DUF2283 domain-containing protein, with amino-acid sequence MPNEMRVRYERFSDALYIKIKEGEVADSEEIAPGIIVDYDINGDIIGVEILWFSKRRIDLNKLVTEGLEAVVAEI
- a CDS encoding GNAT family N-acetyltransferase, whose protein sequence is MQILTLWDIFHSYRDLMASLIDLYKKDPLPPHCYLAYDLVHEFRNIDIILGTSNGEIESYILIWKAPRLYGIHMWKPTGDLISRLEIRPDRVAYIHLYENDEEHIRLVMLRLEEIGYNKIERRKFYNMICTEETFSPSDKEGLAIRLRSNHLEFFLELKRSRGQTLSLEEAREILKKRRYYGVIADGKLVSTASRYLALEEIHMIGDVYTRPEYRGRGYAKAVTSAITREAIVSGAMASLHVETNNEPAIRVYRSLGYNIAKTHDWILAIP
- a CDS encoding PQQ-dependent sugar dehydrogenase, with product MRRRDFIRVFLIAIAGFGSAYLAYRLAISLPGSPRSSGQGSTSTLRSSKLGDLIEVEVVATDLEVPWSIAPVGYGEYFISERPGRILYLSRGGKRLVASFDVASVGEAGLLGLAVHPEYPSKPYLYAYLSYWSSGSIFNRIIRGRVEMDSGKPRLSSLVTILDKIPGGYIHNGGRLRFGPDQKLYATTGDASRPELAQDLGSLAGKILRLEDNGEIPRDNPFYPSPIYSYGHRNPQGIDWSPLQGFMIASEHGPVGHDEINLIKPGSNYGWPEEVGRGGRYNQPIIESGSTTWAPSGISFLRGNMFREFQGDLLVACLRGEKILRISLHNEGEAELSEELLVNSFGRLRDVVVDFDGSLLVSTSNRDGRGFVREGDDKILRIIRKPHG